From the genome of Nocardia sp. NBC_01503, one region includes:
- a CDS encoding 1,2-dihydroxy-3-keto-5-methylthiopentene dioxygenase, whose protein sequence is MTLLQIMSDQDSAEVKLRTTDDAVIAAELNKRGITFERWSLFDGFTAATSTEELLAEYQSRIDALNADGRFKFIDVARIHPDATDPEWPAKAVAARTKFLDEHRHAEDEVRFFAAGQGCFYLHLGDEVLATVCTAGDLVSVPAGTLHWFDMGTEPEFVAVRFFEEEDGWIGDFTGDKISGGFPTLDELLPA, encoded by the coding sequence ATGACGCTGCTGCAGATCATGTCCGATCAGGACTCCGCCGAGGTCAAGCTGCGCACCACCGATGACGCGGTGATCGCCGCCGAGCTGAACAAGCGCGGTATCACCTTCGAGCGCTGGTCGCTGTTCGACGGCTTCACCGCCGCCACCTCGACCGAGGAGCTGCTGGCCGAATACCAGTCGCGCATCGACGCTTTGAACGCGGACGGCCGCTTCAAGTTCATCGATGTGGCCCGCATCCACCCCGATGCCACCGACCCGGAGTGGCCCGCCAAGGCCGTCGCCGCCCGGACCAAGTTCCTGGACGAGCACCGGCACGCCGAGGATGAGGTCCGTTTCTTCGCCGCCGGTCAGGGCTGCTTCTATCTGCACCTCGGTGATGAGGTCCTGGCGACGGTCTGCACCGCGGGCGATCTCGTCTCGGTCCCCGCGGGCACCCTGCACTGGTTCGATATGGGCACCGAGCCCGAATTCGTCGCCGTCCGCTTCTTCGAGGAGGAAGACGGCTGGATCGGTGACTTCACCGGCGACAAGATCTCCGGCGGCTTCCCCACCCTCGACGAGTTGCTCCCCGCATGA